A window from Hemicordylus capensis ecotype Gifberg chromosome 2, rHemCap1.1.pri, whole genome shotgun sequence encodes these proteins:
- the SLC26A6 gene encoding solute carrier family 26 member 6 isoform X2, whose product MIGSVTDSLEPTGKYEEVINGTDELFTNEARRDAARVSLVAALTFLVGIFQIALGLLQFGFVATYLSEPLVRGYTTAASVQVLISQLKYVFGVSLREYSGPLSLIYTFLEICSKLPQTNVGTLVTALIAMAAILLVKMLNNKLRKWLPIPIPIELIAIIVSTVISYFAKLNTRFEISIVGDIPSGLIPPEAPQVSYFGKVVGNAFAIAMVSYVICISLGKIFALKHGYTVDSNQELIALGLSNFVGSFFQCFSVSCSMSRSLVQESTGGHSQVAGVVSSLIILVTILKIGELFRQLPKAILAAIIIVNLKGMFKQFNDIRTLWRSNFIDLLIWIVTFVATILLNLDMGLGVAVAFSLLTVIFRTQMPHYSTLGQVSKTGIYKDVAEYHKAEEIPGVKIFHSSATVYFANAAMYTEALKKQCGFDVDRLIEKKKKALKKKQKHDKKEAKKAKKMASGAKRTCDTGNKNFGFVGIDMETKSQEPGEPGDDCKECDTTMTESNGCVNDLGPQIDIQPPSSCNPSLESLGLEKPPLHSLILDLGPVNFVDTVCLKTLKNIFKDFQEIEVDVFLVGCHASVITQLERGNFFSETITKHHLFATMHDAVTYVTRNRGENLLQTVKVNHNTSL is encoded by the exons ATGATTGGGAGTGTGACAGACTCACTGGAACCCACTGGAAAGTATGAAGAAGTGATCAATGGTACTGATGAGTTGTTCACCAATGAGGCCcggagggatgctgccagggtgagcctggtggctgcTCTTACCTTCTTGGTGGGCATATTTCAG ATTGCCCTTGGACTGCTGCAGTTTGGCTTTGTGGCCACTTACCTTTCTGAGCCCTTGGTGCGGGGCTACACGACGGCggcttctgtgcaggtgttgatCTCCCAACTGAAGTATGTCTTTGGGGTGTCCTTGAGAGAATATTCGGGGCCATTGTCACTGATTTAC ACCTTTCTGGAAATCTGTTCAAAATTGCCACAGACCAATGTGGGCACCTTGGTCACTGCCTTGATCGCCATGGCTGCCATTCTGCTTGTGAAGATGCTCAATAACAAACTTCGCAAGTGGCTTCCAATCCCTATCCCCATTGAACTTATTGCG ATTATTGTCTCCACGGTGATCTCCTACTTTGCCAAACTGAACACACGTTTTGAGATTAGTATTGTGGGTGACATCCCCAGTGG GTTGATACCTCCTGAGGCTCCCCAAGTAAGCTATTTTGGGAAGGTTGTGGGAAATGCTTTCGCCATTGCTATGGTTAGTTATGTCATTTGTATCTCACTGGGCAAGATCTTTGCCCTCAAGCATGGCTACACTGTGGACAGCAATCAG GAGCTGATAGCCTTGGGGCTCAGTAACTTTGTGGGAAGCTTTTTTCAATGTTTCAGCGTCAGCTGTTCCATGTCCCGATCCCTAGTGCAAGAGAGCACAGGAGGGCACAGCCAG GTGGCTGGGGTGGTTTCCTCCCTCATCATCCTAGTCACCATCTTGAAGATTGGGGAGCTTTTCCGTCAACTTCCCAAA GCCATCTTGGCTGCCATCATTATTGTCAACTTGAAGGGCATGTTCAAGCAGTTTAATGATATTCGTACACTTTGGAGATCCAACTTTATTGACCTG CTGATCTGGATTGTAACCTTTGTTGCTACCATTTTGTTGAACCTTGACATGGGATTGGGAGTGGCTGTAGCCTTTTCACTTCTCACAGTCATCTTCCGGACTCAGAT GCCCCATTATTCTACCTTGGGACAAGTGTCTAAAACAGGCATTTACAAAGACGTAGCTGAGTATCACAAG GCTGAGGAGATCCCAGGTGTGAAGATTTTCCACTCCTCTGCTACAGTCTATTTTGCTAATGCTGCCATGTATACAGAGGCCCTAAAGAAGCAG TGTGGTTTTGATGTGGACCGCCTcatagagaagaaaaagaaagcctTAAAAAAGAAGCAAAAGCATGACAAGAAAGAAGCCAAGAAGGCAAAG AAAATGGCTTCTGGGGCCAAAAGGACATGTGACACTGGGAACAAGAACTTTGGATTTGTGGGTATTGATATGGAGACAAAGTCACAG GAACCAGGGGAACCAGGGGATGACTGCAAAGAGTGTGACACAACAATGACTGAAAGCAATGGCTGTGTGAACGATTTGGGCCCCCAAATCGACATCCAACCACCATCTTCTTGCAATCCCAGCCTGGAGTCTTTGGGACTTGAAAAGCCTCCTCTTCACTCACTCATACTGGACCTTGGTCCTGTCAACTTTGTGGACACCGTGTGTTTAAAGACCTTAAAAAAT ATATTCAAAGATTTCCAGGAGATTGAAGTGGATGTTTTTCTCGTTGGTTGTCATG CTTCTGTCATTACTCAGTTGGAACGAGGCAACTTCTTCAGTGAAACCATCACTAAGCACCATCTTTTTGCAACCATGCACGATGCTGTTACTTATGTCACCAGGAACCGGGGAGAGAACTTGCTGCAAACTGTCAAA GTCAACCACAACACTAGTCTGTAA